In Paenibacillus ihbetae, the following are encoded in one genomic region:
- a CDS encoding TIR domain-containing protein, producing MSMPKPKLFIGSSRESIKYARAIHEQLKRTAQVTPWYGGTFGANMYTMEALEKQLASSDFGVFVFAPDDVALIRGKHVFVTRDNTLFEMGLFWGRLGRRRVFCIIPDHVEPDDESVQDVTVKEYHLLSDLQGITLLEYELRSDNDYKSAVDVACGHIMHAIEAEGAYISPNDVIEQKELELRRKQSVLHFFWEYNRNVHVTDEAEKYHALSEAVRNSLLPPGKGDYRVTGAAFWARKGDEGIGHIGGNVGRGRFFPFGESRSPSNQSIYVMDVYNSGKWAFYHEEEVAQVYVFCYPLGENHVLSVHFTGHDVLSEDELAEIVEQNRELLRTIRHLVGGDSP from the coding sequence ATGTCCATGCCGAAACCGAAATTATTCATCGGCTCCTCCAGAGAGTCCATCAAGTATGCCCGAGCGATCCACGAACAGCTCAAACGGACGGCACAGGTGACACCTTGGTATGGCGGTACGTTCGGGGCGAACATGTATACGATGGAGGCTTTGGAGAAGCAGCTTGCGTCCAGTGACTTTGGTGTGTTCGTATTTGCTCCAGACGATGTGGCGTTGATTCGAGGCAAGCATGTCTTTGTAACCCGCGACAATACCCTGTTTGAAATGGGCCTGTTCTGGGGAAGGCTCGGAAGGCGAAGGGTGTTCTGCATCATCCCCGATCACGTGGAGCCGGATGATGAGTCCGTGCAGGACGTGACGGTTAAGGAATATCATCTGCTCTCCGATCTGCAGGGCATTACGCTGCTGGAATATGAGCTGCGAAGCGACAACGATTATAAATCGGCGGTGGATGTCGCATGCGGGCATATTATGCATGCAATCGAGGCGGAAGGGGCTTATATCAGCCCGAACGACGTGATTGAGCAGAAGGAATTGGAGCTTAGGCGCAAGCAGAGCGTGCTGCATTTTTTCTGGGAATATAACCGGAATGTGCATGTAACCGACGAGGCGGAGAAGTATCATGCGCTGAGTGAAGCCGTGCGCAATTCCCTGCTGCCGCCCGGCAAAGGCGATTACCGGGTAACGGGGGCTGCCTTCTGGGCTCGAAAAGGAGATGAGGGAATCGGGCATATTGGGGGTAATGTAGGAAGAGGGAGATTTTTCCCGTTTGGCGAGAGTCGTTCCCCGAGCAACCAGTCGATTTACGTGATGGATGTCTATAATAGTGGAAAATGGGCATTTTATCACGAAGAGGAAGTTGCGCAGGTGTATGTGTTCTGCTATCCTTTAGGGGAGAATCATGTGCTGTCGGTGCATTTTACAGGACATGACGTTCTTTCGGAGGACGAACTCGCGGAGATTGTGGAACAGAACCGTGAGCTGCTTCGTACCATCAGGCATTTAGTTGGAGGGGATTCGCCATGA